From the genome of Leguminivora glycinivorella isolate SPB_JAAS2020 chromosome Z, LegGlyc_1.1, whole genome shotgun sequence, one region includes:
- the LOC125240583 gene encoding ADP,ATP carrier protein 2-like, which yields MGGEGKGKDGKGKKEKETGTAAFIKDFIAGGVSAAVSKTAMAPIERVKLLLQVQHISKQIAEKDRYKGIMDALVRIPKEQGPAAFWRGNLANVIRYFPTQALNFAFKDKYKNLFLAGIDKNKNFWKHFAGNLASGGAAGATSLCFVYPLDYARTRLGADIGKGKDKEFNGLVDCLMKTMKSDGPLGLYRGFIVSVQGIIIYRAAYFGFYDTARGLLPDPKNTPLLLSWFIAQTVTTVAGILSYPLDTVRRRMMMQSGRPVHERVYKSTAHCWAVILKTEGPKAFFKGAFSNILRGTGGALVLILYDEVKKLL from the exons ATGGGTGGTGAAGGTAAAGGTAAAGATGGGAAAGGTAAAAAGGAGAAAGAGACCGGGACCGCAGCGTTCATCAAGGATTTCATCGCCGGAGGAGTTTCGGCTGCGGTCTCGAAAACCGCCATGGCTCCGATCGAGAGGGTCAAGCTGCTGCTGCAGGTGCAGCATATCTCAAAGCAGATTGCGGAGAAGGATCGTTATAAAG GTATAATGGACGCACTGGTCCGTATCCCCAAAGAGCAAGGCCCCGCCGCCTTTTGGCGTGGGAACCTCGCCAACGTCATTCGGTACTTCCCCACGCAGGCACTCAACTTCGCCTTCAAGGATAA ATATAAGAACCTGTTCTTGGCCGGTATAGACAAGAACAAGAATTTCTGGAAACATTTTGCCGGAAACTTGGCTTCAGGAGGCGCTGCCGGCGCGACCTCTCTGTGCTTTGTGTACCCCCTGGATTACGCTAGAACTAG GTTAGGAGCGGACATTGGCAAAGGCAAAGATAAGGAGTTCAACGGTCTCGTGGACTGTCTGATGAAGACGATGAAGTCTGACGGGCCGCTCGGTCTGTACAGAGGGTTCATTGTCTCAGTGCAGGGTATCATCATATACAG AGCCGCGTACTTCGGGTTTTATGACACGGCGCGCGGTCTTCTGCCCGACCCTAAGAACACGCCACTCCTTCTATCCTGGTTCATTGCTCAG ACGGTGACAACGGTAGCCGGTATCCTCTCGTACCCTCTGGACACGGTGCGTCGGCGCATGATGATGCAGTCCGGCCGGCCGGTCCACGAACGAGTGTACAAGAGCACCGCCCACTGCTGGGCCGTCATCCTCAAGACCGAGGGCCCCAAGGCCTTCTTCAAAGGCGCATTCTCCAATATCCTCAGAGGCACGGGAGGCGCTTTGGTGCTCATCCTTTATGACGAAGTCAAGAAACTCCTGTAG